The following are encoded in a window of Dryobates pubescens isolate bDryPub1 chromosome 34, bDryPub1.pri, whole genome shotgun sequence genomic DNA:
- the APOC3 gene encoding apolipoprotein C-III: MKGSILLLFVCVAALAAAARADTGEQPKELVRKVQEYTQKATAMVKHAFTTLQESEVAQQARRWLSDNAELAKQQLAWMKQQLAELWKRTPAA, encoded by the exons ATGAAGGGATCGATCCTGCTCCTCTTCGTCTGCGTGGCCGCCCTGGCAGCGGCAGCAA GGGCCGACACGGGCGAGCAGCCCAAGGAGCTGGTGAGGAAGGTGCAGGAGTACACCCAGAAAGCCACCGCCATGGTCAAACACGCCTTCACCACCCTGCAGGAGTCGGAGGTGGCTCAGCAGGCCAG GCGCTGGCTGTCGGACAACGCGGAGCTGGCGAAGCAGCAGCTGGCGTggatgaagcagcagctggccgAGCTCTGGAAGCGGACGCCGGCTGCGTAG
- the APOA1 gene encoding apolipoprotein A-I, with the protein MRAVVVVLALFCLTGTQSRSLWQQDDPQAPLDRIKDMLEVYLETVKASGKDAIAQFESSAVGKQLDLKLTDNLDTLGAAAAKLREDMAPYYKEVREMWLKDTEALRQELSKDLEEVKEKIRPFLDQFSAKWTEELEQYRQRLAPVAQELKELTKQKVQLMQEKLTPVAEEARDRLRGHVEELRKNLAPYSDELRQKLSQKLEEIREKGIPQAAEYQAKAVQQLSNLREKVTPLLQEFKERLTPYADNLKARFISLLDDLQKSVA; encoded by the exons ATGAGAGCCGTGGTGGTGGTCCTCGCCCTCTTCTGCCTGACAG GCACCCAGTCGCGCTCCTTGTGGCAGCAGGATGATCCCCAGGCGCCCCTGGACCGCATCAAGGACATGCTGGAGGTGTACCTGGAGACTGTGAAGGCCAGCGGCAAGGATGCCATCGCCCAGTTCGAGTCCTCTGCCGTGGGCAAACAGCTGGA CCTGAAGCTGACTGACAACCTGGACACGCTGGGCGCGGCCGCCGCCAAGCTGCGGGAGGACATGGCCCCCTACTACAAGGAGGTGAGGGAGATGTGGCTGAAGGACACAGAAGCTCTGCGCCAGGAGCTGAGCAAGGACCTGGAGGAGGTGAAGGAGAAGATCCGTCCCTTCCTGGACCAGTTCTCCGCCAAGTGGacggaggagctggagcagtaCCGCCAGCGCCTGGCCCCCGTggcccaggagctgaaggagctcaCCAAGCAGAAGGTGCAGCTGATGCAGGAGAAGCTGACCCCGGTGGCCGAGGAGGCTCGGGACCGCCTGCGCGGCCACGTGGAGGAGCTGCGCAAGAACCTGGCCCCCTACAGCGATGAGCTGCGGCAGAAGCTGAGCCAGAAGCTGGAAGAGATCCGCGAGAAGGGCATCCCCCAGGCCGCCGAGTACCAGGCCAAGGCcgtgcagcagctgagcaaccTGCGTGAGAAGGTGacccccctgctgcaggagttcAAGGAGCGCCTCACCCCCTACGCCGACAACCTCAAGGCTCGCTTCATCTCCCTGCTGGACGACCTCCAGAAGAGCGTGGCCTGA